A section of the Oncorhynchus gorbuscha isolate QuinsamMale2020 ecotype Even-year linkage group LG06, OgorEven_v1.0, whole genome shotgun sequence genome encodes:
- the nkx1.2la gene encoding NK1 transcription factor related 2-like,a, with translation MLDSKDSNVKMTSSHRISFSIIDILDPKKFNSKKKSELSPTKDKLPLLNAGLAHLEADTGADGEEPLERMEAGKHTKTDRSSSEDLKHQVTASNPLLVHSATEPEEQIEGDVDSISSSAETSATHELLPHKRRRSDLGCAKPRRARTAFTYEQLVALENKFRSTRYLSVCERLNLALSLSLTETQVKIWFQNRRTKWKKQNPGADSTMPPGPNSLVSINPSPVTCVSSSANYQTFPSFSSGNMIFHTDGAVPLSSTGGMLHPFLPNGYHLQPSYFTPHL, from the exons ATGTTGGATTCCAAGGATTCTAATGTGAAAATGACATCTAGTCATAGGATTTCTTTTTCTATAATTGACATATTGGACCCAAAGAAATTTAATAGCAAGAAGAAAAGCGAACTTTCTCCAACAAAGGACAAGCTTCCTTTGCTGAACGCAGGACTGGCACATTTAGAAGCGGACACTGGCGCAGATGGAGAGGAGCCACTTGAGCGCATGGAAGCTG gcaaacacacaaagactgaCCGCTCAAGTAGTGAGGATCTCAAGCACCAGGTAACCGCCAGCAACCCACTTTTAGTACACTCAGCGACTGAGCCAGAGGAGCAAATAGAGGGGGACGTGGACAGCATCAGCAGCAGCGCCGAAACTTCAGCCACACATGAACTCTTGCCCCACAAACGGCGGCGCTCGGATCTTGGTTGTGCCAAGCCGCGACGCGCAAGAACTGCCTTCACCTATGAACAACTGGTGGCTCTGGAGAACAAATTCCGCTCTACGagatatctgtctgtgtgtgagagactcaACCTGGCTCTGTCCCTCAGCCTCACTGAGACGCAGGTCAAGATCTGGTTCCAGAACAGAAGAACCAAGTGGAAGAAACAGAACCCGGGTGCGGACAGCACAATGCCACCCGGGCCCAACTCTTTGGTCAGTATCAACCCAAGTCCTGTGACTTGTGTGTCGAGTTCAGCCAATTACCAAACGTTCCCGTCTTTCAGCTCTGGGAACATGATCTTTCATACTGATGGTGCGGTTCCTTTGTCGTCCACTGGAGGGATGTTACATCCCTTCTTACCCAATGGTTACCACCTCCAGCCGTCCTACTTTACTCCACATTTATGA